In the genome of Megalops cyprinoides isolate fMegCyp1 chromosome 7, fMegCyp1.pri, whole genome shotgun sequence, one region contains:
- the LOC118781316 gene encoding microfibrillar-associated protein 2-like isoform X2, with amino-acid sequence MRSSCLLLLCLPVLFAQQFAVTEDFYPNQLIPLEDYGPDYEFPETPGLDTSPQQQVLLKPEIRPTPAATEFQTEPTEPGPFDCREEQYPCTRLYSVHKPCRQCLKSLCFYSLRRVYVVNKEVCVRTVCAHEELLRADLCRDQFARCPFAALTGQCVTLGRSCGKSCGGC; translated from the exons ATGCGATCCAGCTGTCTGCTCCTGCTCTGCCTGCCCG TCCTCTTTGCACAGCAGTTTGCAGTGACTGAGGACTTTTACCCCAACCAACTCATTCCCTTGG AGGATTATGGTCCTGATTATGAATTTCCTG AGACCCCTGGGTTGGACACATCACCACAGCAGCAGGTTCTTCTGAAACCGGAAATCCGCCCCACTCCAGCCG CGACTGAATTTCAGACTGAACCCACTGAGCCTGGACCCTTTG ATTGTCGGGAGGAGCAGTACCCCTGCACCAGACTCTATTCTGTTCACAAGCCATGTAGACAATGCCTGAAGAGTCTGTGCTTCTACAG CTTACGCAGGGTGTACGTGGTGAAcaaggaggtgtgtgtgcggACAGTGTGTGCACACGAGGAGCTCCTCAGAG cgGACCTCTGCCGTGACCAGTTTGCTCGTTGCCCCTTCGCCGCGCTGACCGGCCAGTGTGTGACTCTAGGCAGAAGCTGTGGGAAGAGCTGTGGAGGCTGTTAG
- the LOC118781316 gene encoding microfibrillar-associated protein 2-like isoform X1: MENCSFASPLSPSRGLSVSGPVYRHGVTMRSSCLLLLCLPVLFAQQFAVTEDFYPNQLIPLEDYGPDYEFPETPGLDTSPQQQVLLKPEIRPTPAATEFQTEPTEPGPFDCREEQYPCTRLYSVHKPCRQCLKSLCFYSLRRVYVVNKEVCVRTVCAHEELLRADLCRDQFARCPFAALTGQCVTLGRSCGKSCGGC, from the exons atggaaaattgctCATttgcctctcccctctctccctcccgtgGTCTCTCAGTATCAGGGCCTGTCTATCGTCACGGTGTAACGATGCGATCCAGCTGTCTGCTCCTGCTCTGCCTGCCCG TCCTCTTTGCACAGCAGTTTGCAGTGACTGAGGACTTTTACCCCAACCAACTCATTCCCTTGG AGGATTATGGTCCTGATTATGAATTTCCTG AGACCCCTGGGTTGGACACATCACCACAGCAGCAGGTTCTTCTGAAACCGGAAATCCGCCCCACTCCAGCCG CGACTGAATTTCAGACTGAACCCACTGAGCCTGGACCCTTTG ATTGTCGGGAGGAGCAGTACCCCTGCACCAGACTCTATTCTGTTCACAAGCCATGTAGACAATGCCTGAAGAGTCTGTGCTTCTACAG CTTACGCAGGGTGTACGTGGTGAAcaaggaggtgtgtgtgcggACAGTGTGTGCACACGAGGAGCTCCTCAGAG cgGACCTCTGCCGTGACCAGTTTGCTCGTTGCCCCTTCGCCGCGCTGACCGGCCAGTGTGTGACTCTAGGCAGAAGCTGTGGGAAGAGCTGTGGAGGCTGTTAG
- the atp13a2 gene encoding cation-transporting ATPase 13A2: MASDNGVQPLGGSSSPTLGPPSHGTISHMDVQGYRYVCWRVWLCHVGSVLSVGLLLALFNWRPRLGVLARCRPCPLGLADTLLIRDSFGQQFVVEVLTEEIEENSLEQQGAEFEENEWRDTVQLHKDEKALLRYYVYEGLRYVWMPKKGAFCRVSVLSQDWTCDDLYHQLGGLSRQEQSARRKLYGHNLIDVPVKSYPRLLFEEVLNPFYIFQVFSIILWMSDNYYYYAACILFISLISIAVSLYEIRKQSSTLRSMARLVVNVTVRRDTGEEDTVSSEELVPGDCIVIPEAGLLLPCDAALLAGECMVNESMLTGESVPVMKTPLPAGGAPYSPDSQRRHTLFCGTQVIQAKGGQQRGAGALAVVARTGFFTAKGDLVSSILYPQPINFRFYRDAMKFLLFLGALALMGTIYSIVILRMSNTPWAELLVRALDIVTIVVPPALPAAMTTGTIYAQNRLKKNGVFCISPPRINVCGKVSLFCFDKTGTLTEEGLDVWGVMEGSKAGFGELVPDPRLLPPGLLLSALASCHSVALLGDQPLGDPLELKMIESTGWELEELDGGGKGGDGEFGNVRVLTVMRPPSPAIQPEGISIREPVAIVRRFPFSSTLQRMSVVTVGPGGCNALAFLKGAPEMVASLCLRESVPAEFSDTLRHFASEGFRVLALACKPLDGQMDIKTIERGEVERGLQFLGLLVMKNLVKPESADVISTLRQAQLRTVMVTGDNILTAVNVARSCGMVSAHERVIFVHASPPIAHSQPSLRFHLAEGGDGAMQGELDGLSQGLYQGNVHYHLAVNGKSFSALCDYFPEYLPKVLMRGTVYARMAPEQKTQLVTALQKLNYRVGMCGDGANDCGALRAADVGVSLSEAEASVASPFTSKSDNISCVPLLIREGRCALVTSFSLFKYMALYSLIQFCSVLVLYTEKTNLGDLQFLFFDLVLVTSLAIVMGRGGPSKELHPQRPPASLLTLAVLASLLLHTVLLILGQVAALLITQSQEWFVPLNSTMTGAANLPNLEDTGLFAVSGFQYIIMAVVVTKGYPYKKPLYTNALFVFVLLILFAIMCWLVIYPLPLLRRLLQLYTVTDMNYKLLLVSLAALNFFTCYLLEVLIDQGLLNCFRALRGKRESKKQYKRLDVLLCDTPTWPPLDQPLAPPQCSVIGFS; the protein is encoded by the exons ATGGCTTCAG ATAACGGTGTGCAGCCATTGGGTGGgtcctcctcccccacccttgGGCCCCCAAGCCACGGCACGATTTCACACATG GACGTTCAGGGGTACAGGTACGTGTGCTGGCGCGTGTGGCTGTGCCATGTTGGGAGCGTTCTGTCTGTGGGACTGCTGCTGGCGTTGTTCAACTGGCGCCCCCGTCTGGGAGTGCTCGCTCGCTGCAGACCCTGTCCGCTGGGCCTGGCGGACACTCTGCTCATAAGG gacagCTTTGGTCAGCAGTTTGTTGTTGAGGTGCTGACAGAAGAGATTGAGGAAAACAG TTTggagcagcagggagctgaATTTGAAGAGAATGAATGGAGGGACACAGTACAGCTCCACAAAGATGAG AAAGCACTGCTGCGGTACTATGTGTATGAGGGGCTGCGCTATGTGTGGATGCCGAAGAAGGGTGCCTTTTGCCGGGTCAG tgtcCTGAGCCAGGACTGGACCTGCGATGACCTGTACCACCAGCTAGGAGGGCTGAGTCGCCAGGAGCAGAGTGCTAG GAGGAAATTGTACGGGCACAACCTGATTGATGTGCCAGTGAAATCCTATCCGCGACTGCTGTTTGAGGAG GTGCTCAACCCCTTCTACATATTCCAGGTGTTCAGCATTATCCTGTGGATGTCAgataactactactactatgcAGCCTGCATCTTGTTCATATCCCTCATCTCCATTGCAGTCTCGCTTTACGAGATCCGCAAG CAAAGCAGCACACTCCGCAGCATGGCACGACTGGTCGTGAATGTGACTGTGCGCAGAGACACAGGGg AGGAGGACACTGTGAGCTCCGAGGAGCTGGTCCCTGGGGACTGTATAGTGATACCAGAGGCAGGGCTGCTGCTGCCCTGTGACGCCGCCCTGCTGGCCGGGGAGTGCATGGTCAATGAGAGCATGCTGACTG GTGAGAGTGTGCCAGTGATGAAGACCCCGCTGCCGGCCGGAGGAGCTCCGTACAGCCCTGACTCCCAGCGCAGACACACTCTGTTCTGTGGCACACAGGTCATCCAGGCCAaaggggggcagcagagaggggcaggggccCTGGCTGTTGTCGCACGCACAG gtttttttacAGCAAAGGGTGACCTGGTCAGCTCCATCCTCTACCCCCAACCCATCAACTTCCGTTTCTATCGAGACGCCATGAAGTTCCTGCTCTTCCTGGGGGCTCTGG cactgatggggaCCATATACAGCATTGTGATCCTTCGTATGAGCAAC ACCCCGTGGGCCGAGCTTTTAGTCCGGGCTCTGGACATAGTGACAATCGTGGTGCCGCCGGCGCTCCCCGCCGCCATGACAACGGGCACCATCTACGCCCAGAACCGGCTGAAGAAGAACGGCGTCTTCTGCATCAGCCCGCCTCGCATCAACGTCTGCGGGAAAGTCTCGCTCTTCTGCTTTGACAAG ACAGGCACTCTGACAGAGGAGGGTCTGGACGTGTGGGGGGTCATGGAGGGGAGCAAGGCAGGCTTTGGGGAGCTAGTGCCCGATCCTCGCCTGCTGCCCCCTGGCCTGCTGCTCTCCGCCCTAGCCAGCTGTCACTCTGTGGCCCTGCTGGGGGACCAGCCCCTGGGAGACCCTCTGGAGCTGAAGATGATCGAGTCCACGGGCTGG GAACTGGAGGAGCTGGATGGAGGTGGCaaggggggggatggggagttTGGAAACGTCAGAGTGCTGACGGTGATGCGGCCTCCTTCGCCAGCGATCCAGCCTGAAGGCATT TCCATCCGCGAGCCCGTGGCGATCGTGCGGCGGTTTCCCTTCTCCTCCACACTGCAGAGGATGAGTGTGGTGACTGTGGGCCCAGGGGGATGTAATGCACTCGCCTTCCTCAAGGGGGCACCAGAGATGGTGGCCAGCCTGTGCCTGAGAGAGAGCG tTCCCGCTGAGTTCTCCGATACTCTGCGTCACTTTGCGAGTGAAGGGTTCAGGGTGCTCGCTCTGGCCTGCAAACCTCtggatggacagatggacatAAAGACCATTGAGAG gggggaggtggagagagggctGCAGTTTCTGGGCCTCCTGGTGATGAAGAATCTGGTGAAGCCGGAGAGCGCCGACGTCATCAGCACTCTGAGACAGGCTCAGCTCCGCACCGTCATGGTCACAG GGGATAACATCCTGACGGCGGTGAACGTGGCGCGGAGCTGTGGCATGGTTTCTGCACACGAGCGTGTGATTTTTGTGCACGCATCGCCCCCTATTGCCCACTCCCAGCCATCGTTGAGATTTCACCTGGCAGAAGGTGGGGACGGGGCTATGCAGGGAGAACTCGATGGTCTTTCGCAG GGTCTCTACCAGGGCAATGTTCACTACCACCTGGCTGTCAATGGGAAGTCCTtctctgcactgtgtgactACTTCCCTGAATACCTGCCCAAG GTCCTGATGAGGGGGACGGTCTATGCTCGCATGGCCCCGGAGCAGAAGACTCAGCTggtcactgcactgcagaaactcAA tTACCGTGTCGGGATGTGTGGGGATGGAGCCAATGACTGTGGGGCTCTGAGGGCAGCTGATGTGGGCGTGTCCCTATCAGAGGCAGAGGCGTCTGTTGCGTCCCCCTTCACCTCCAAGTCTGACAACATCAGCTGTGTGCCCTTGCTAATCCG ggaGGGGAGGTGTGCACTGGTGACGTCGTTCAGTCTCTTTAAGTACATGGCCCTGTATAGTCTGATACAGTTCTGCTCCGTGCTCGTCCTTTACACT gAGAAGACAAACCTGGGTGACCTGCAGTTCCTCTTCTTCGACCTGGTGCTGGTGACATCATTGGCCATcgtgatggggagggggggcccCAGCAAGGAGCTGCACCCCCAGCGTCCCCCCGCCAGCCTGCTGACCCTGGCTGTCCTGGCCAGCCTGCTGCTCCACACCGTGTTGCTCATCCTGGGACAGGTGGCTGCCCTGCTCATCACCCAGTCACAGGAATG GTTTGTGCCTCTCAATTCGACGATGACGGGAGCGGCTAACTTGCCGAACCTGGAGGACACGGGGTTGTTTGCCGTTTCTGGCTTCCAGTACATCATCATGGCTGTGGTGGTGACCAAGGGGTACCCCTACAAGAAGCCCCTCTACACCAACG cgttgtttgtgtttgtgctgctgatCCTGTTTGCGATCATGTGCTGGCTGGTGATCTACCCCCTGCCGTTACTGCGCAGACTGCTACAGCTCTACACCGTCACCGACATGAACTACAAACTGCTGCTGGTGTCCCTGGCTGCGCTCAACTTCTTCACCTGCTACCTGCTGGAG GTGCTAATCGACCAAGGACTGCTGAACTGTTTCCGTGCCTTACGAGGCAAGCGGGAGTCCAAAAAGCAGTACAAGCGTCTGGATGTGCTCTTGTGTGACACCCCCACCTGGCCCCCTCTGGACCAGCCTCTGGCCCCTCCACAGTGCTCCGTCATTGGCTTTAGTTAA